cagggtttgacagaggaaagacaaataaatactgtattaataagaaaaaaaaaaaaagaagtgcagagaaaaaagatATAGATGGCTAGAGACCAAAGCACAAGCAAACTTTGTCCTGGATAATAGGattaaaaattattactattttcttttatatcttcatctgtgttttcttaattgtttttcaatGAGCATGTATTATCTTtactatccaaaaaaaaaaaaaacctattttttaaagtgttcctTATAATAGTACTTCACAACTTCATAGGCAGATATGATCTTGGGGAGGATTCTAACAGCTGGCCCTGAGGAGAGCCAGAAATTGAAATGGGAAGTTAAAAGAATACCAAAGACAAAtttctgaattatatttcaattaggTGAATACAtttcagagatttatttatatttctgcctTCTCTAAGAGACTATGTTTTTGGGTGGGTCAAGTAcaatgtctcattcatttgtctAACTCAGAATATGGCATTAATGCCTGACACACAATGGGTGCTTAATATAGACTCACTGAATGATTAAATGTATGCATGAATGCCAGTCAACCAAGAATCAGTATTTTACTATTTCTAGGTATAATCCCTTTATCCCATcctggtatattttattttgtttttccatatctAATGTGGAAAATTAGCAACCCACTTTTATGCATCACCTTTACTTTTGAGTTCTTAGAGATATTAATTATACACAGACAGGTATTTCTGCTTGCACATTCTcatgtttccttctttccattaCTCAGAACATATTTCTCATGCAGAAACTTGTCCTTGACTTTTGCCAGTAGCATAAAATGAAGAATGTTTACCTCATCTTTGcagaatttcaatttttttttgaatttcaattttttaagatcacttttgcatcatttcttttcccatctccacatttgtatttctctacatGTCATTTTGCAAGTTTTTTCCACCTCGTTGAAATTTGACTTTAGATTTTCTGTGCCAAGACCATTATAATTGACAATATCCTTTGCGAAAGAACATCCTGTTCATATGTTAGGGTTGAGATGAACTTTGTGATCTAAAATatgatctaaaaaacaaagcaaaatattttaagctaGTACTAGCTCAGACATGTCATCAGGAACATTAGGAGTATTTCACAATTTCAGAGGGGGTGCTTCTGGTTCCTGCCATCCTTCTCCcgtttaaaagatatatataaatagtagcccttgggcagcccgagtggcccagcggtttagcgccaccttcagccggggggtgtgatcctggagacggggttggggggatggggtggatcaagtcccatatcgggctccctacatggtgcctgcttctccctctgccggtgtctctgtctctgtgtgtctgtcatgaataaataaaatcttttaaaaaaaaatagtagcccTTGTGATAataactttatttccttttcctccgATTTCTCTCATAAATCTCTGTTAAGAGTATGCATGGAAGTTTATGAACTGTTTGTAAAAACCAACCCACTGGCCCTGGATATATTACTGTCCTCAAATGTTTGATCATATTTCTAACTTCTTGGGTTGTGCTTTCTACTAGcttctcactctcttttctttAGCAGCATCCAGCAGTATCCTCACAACCTTTTCACATCtcagtgtttattttcttatctttttttttttttttattttttaaagattttatttattcagagagagagagaggcagagtcacaggcagagggagaagcaggctccacgcagggagcccgatgtgggactcgatccccggtctccaggatcacaccccggctgcggcgctaaaccactgcaccactggggctgccctattttcttatcttttttaaactCAAGTATAGtggacacacaatgttacactagtttcaggtgtacaacatagtggttTGACAAGTCTATATGTCatgctgtgctcacaagtgtagctaccatctgtcactatccaatgctattacaatacccttgactctattccctatgctgtgcctttcatcccccTCACTTACTTACCAtacctggaagcctgtatctcccactccccttcaccattctgcccatctccctcctctgtggcaaccatcagtttgttccctgtttTTGTGTGAgtatctttttggtttttgttggctgattgtgttttctcttctataaagTGCCAATTTATGTCTTTAGTCCATTTTCCtgatagggttttgttttgttttgtttgtcattatatgttttgtgtattttctacTATTCTTTTCTCAGTTatatgttataaaattattttcccagTTTATGATTTGGCTTTTCATATTTAGTGTCCTTTcatgaaaataagtttaaaatttttttaactgctGTATTTATCAATCATTTCCTCTACGTTTGTGATTTTAGGGTCCTATTTTCAGAAGTCTTTCCTTATCCAAAGTCCTAAACCTTGAAAAATGCAGAGGAACTGGATCATTCATACATTGTGggtggaatgtaaaatggtactgccactctggaaaagagtattacagtttctttaaaaatcatacatgCAAATACTATACaatcagcaattctacttctgaatatTTATTCCAGGAGACTTGTTCACACAAAAACCCATAGacaaatgtttataacagctttccatgtaataggaaaaaactgaacaactctgtgaaaaaatgtatatttggtcTCTGCTCCCAGTTTCTGACACAAAGTTcataaatcccttggaattttgTGGATAATAAgagcatcttttattttaatgaggTGACTTTCGTTGGACTCCTggatagcttcaggatggggactggtcaccagaaagaccaagccatgactAAAAGCTTGAAACTCTCAGCCCTAATCCCCATCCtctagggagaggagaggggctggagattgacTTAATAATTGATTGTGCCTACATAATGAAGCCTctgtaaaaaatctttaaactgagacacctgggtagctcaggcgttgaacgtctgtcttcggctcagggcatgatcccagagtcccacaatggagtcccgcatcaggctccctgtgtggagactgcttctccctctgcctatgtctctacctctctctgtgtgtctttctcatacataaataaataaaatcttttaaaaaaatccttaaactaTGCAGTTTGGAGACCTTCCAGATTGGTGACACATCTACATGTTGGAACTCCATAGAGACAGAAGCTCCTGCCCTCAGGACTGTTCCAGATCTCACCCTGTGTACcttttcatctggctgttcatctaTATACTTTATTATATCCTTTTCAGTCAGTTAACAGAAGTAAATGTCTCcatgagttctgtgagctgttatAGCAAAAAATTGAATCTGAGGAGGGGGTTGTGAGGCTCCCCCAATTTATTGTCAGTTGGTCAGAAGTATAGAAGGCCCTGACTTATAACTGGCACCTGAAGTGGGGCTAAGTCTTGTGGAACTGAGCCTTTAACCCAAGGGGTATGCCAGAAGGGGAGCGTCAGAATTACTTGGTATGAGGGGAAAACCCACAATTTGGTGTCAGAAATAttgtgggagcacctgggtggttcagtcggtcaagcatccaactcttgatttcagctcaggtcatgatctaagggtcatgaaatggagccccatatcaggctctgtgcttagtggcaAGTCCGCCTGAAAGTCTCTCTTCCaaagtctctcttcctctcccttggcccctcatTCCTTCaaataaacacagacacacacagacacacacacacacacacacacatatatatatatatatatatatatatatatatatatatatatatataagtgttGTAAGTAAAGGAGAGGAAATAAGTGTTTTCCCTTAAAACTCAGAAGTCCTTCAATTGGTCGAACAATTGAACCACTCAACAGGTGAGTGGTtgaacaaactgtggtacattccTATCATGGAATACTAATCAGCAATACAAAGGAACGCATACTGATACACACAACCATCTGGGTGGATCTCCAAAGAATTACACTCAGTGAAAAAAAAGCCATTCTCAAAAAGTTTATACTGCGTGGTTTGACTTAcgtaacattcttgaaatgacaaaattatagaaatggagaacaaatgAATGGCTGCCAGACAGCAGGAGATTAGGGAGGAAGGGAGATATTTACAGCTATAAAAGGACAACATAGGGATCCTGGTGTTAAAGTTATGTATCTTGACTATATCAGTTTCAGTATCCTGTTTGTGGTACGGTAACATAGCCTAGCCCAAAGGTTTTCAGTGAAGTTAAGTGTGAATCAAAACcatctggggagcttttaaatacacacacacacacacacacacacacacacacacctccataggggctgggggtgggagggggaggtaTTTTCAAAAAGATCGCTATGATTTTTAATTCAACATTCCCCCACAGCCCCAGGTCTGTAGGCCTCTAAGAGACATAAGATAAGGAAGGGCGTGTAGGAGAGTTCTGTGTTAGGAGAATGGCAAAATGAATTGGACTGGGAGAAAACTAGACAGAACAAGCCTTATGAAGATGTTTTAATAGTGCAAACAAGGGATGTTGCAGATCTGCACTAGCTGTGCTAGCTGTGGGGGCAGAGGTCTGCTAGTCAGGCTTTCATCATAAAAAAGGAGCTTACTCTCTCAATATTTTTAACTCACTATTGACAATAATCCCTAATGTCCACAAGTGGATAAAGGATACATTTCTAGGTCTGCAGCAAAATAATTATGTGTTCTTGCCTTGTGAAATTAGCAGGTGTCTCTACCATCTCCCTTTCTGAGTGATCCATATACTTTCCCTGAGGCATAGTTAGTTCCTGAAGGACCTGAAGACCCCTTACCTGATGACCTTACCTGCCCAATCTCCCATGTCTCCAATTTTCTCTGAAAAAGTACTTGGAATTCAGATTTAGAACCACTCATCTAGACAAGGCTGCTAAACAGATGCTGTTCCCCTGGTCTTGGCCTAACatcctccctgcctggagcccagaAGGCATACCTGCGGAGGGGCAAAGCAGAACATTCTCTGGCCACAGCCTCTCACCAGGAAGTGGTCACCTGTCATGAGCACTATTCAAAACCAGGAACCAAGGTGTGGTCTGAGCTCCTTTAAGCTCAAAGGTTTGGGGGCTCGTGGTGAATCCCCAGAGAAGAGTCCAGAAGAGGAGGATGGAAGGGGGGTGGCCTTTTGAGGGGGGATTCCTGCTCTGCCTCACTGTCAGCCTTCTGGTTCCAGGTAAGATGGGGCAAGAACAAGGAAAGACAGAAACGCTGTTCTGGGCAAAATCCATAAACCCTTTCATTCTCCAGACCTAGAGAGCATCTAAAATAGCTAggttaaacattttatttctctgtagtATCTATGTTATGGCTTCCTTGGAAACAGACAAAAACCCCATTCCACTGATCAGTACACATGGCCCCTCTCTCATTTGTCTGCCTCGGCATCTACTATCCTGTCTATCCTTCTATTCATCACCTCTCCAATCCCACTTTTTTTAGTCTCCAACTTTTCCTTTCTACCAAGATACAGTTACTATGAACAGGGTGGTTTGAGTCCTGTTGACTGTAACATAGCTCCTTTCCTACCTCACTCAGAAGATCTTGCAGAGGAGATGATGTAGAGGGGAAAGGACAACATTTTCTTCCCCGGAATGTGTTTCTCTTTGGTTTGGAGATGTACCTTGGAGTTAGCTGGTACAGCGGAGTAATGGATGGGGCACAGAAGAACTTGCTGGGCTGTATTGACAGGAATAATCACAGAGTATATGCGGCTGGGATGTGGGTGAGAGGGGCCAAGGGGCTTCTATGTTTCATTGCATGGCTCCACCCAGCACATGGTAGATGATCAGTGAGATCTTCTCAGAATGGTAATGATGAAGATGGATCCCACAGATCTTAGAGGAAGCCACTGAATTTGGGAAGGGCACAGAGTGCAGCACACAGTGGGCAGTCAGTAAATTCACATTCAGTACAACGTTAAGTCCCTGTGTGTTTCACACTGCACTCATGTTGACttctttccaaaattttctttccaggaaatggaaagatataaaaGCATGAAGGGGAaattaatgggatccctgggtggcacaacggtttggcgcctgcctttggccaagggcgcgatctgggagaccctggatcgaatcccacgtcgggctcccggtgcatggagcctgcttctccctctgcctgtgtctctgcctctctctctgtgtgtgactatcataaataaataaaaattaaaaaaaggggggggattaagaaacaaaattttagggAAATTTTGTTCAGTGACTATGAGAACAAATCATAATagagctagaaagaaaaaaagtatggtCAGACAAAGCCAAAACTTCAGGGTTGGGACTGTGGAAGGAATAGGACTCCCCAGAGAGGCTGTTTACATAGAAATTTGGATAGGCTTTATACGGGAGCAAAGCACAGGAAGAAAGGTCTGAGCCCTGGTTCAGCTCACCACATCAACTTCCACCATTTTCCTACCAGACCAGCTCCTGCTCCCTAGCCTTGGCAGGAAAACTTCGGCCTTCAGAAGTCTTGGCCCAGAAAGGAGAGGTTCACATGCTTCACCCCATGTCCACGTTTTCTTTCTCTGAGGAGAGGCTTGAGGCCTCAGCCCTGATACTCCTCTTACTTAGGAAACATAAAAGCCCTATTCCCATCTTATAGGTCTCTGTTCTCTACAGGAAGGTCAAGCACTTTCACCATCAATTGCTCAGGCTTTGACAAGTATGGGGTGGACCCTGCTGTCTTCCAGACTATATTTAACCAGAAGGACTTCCGTCCAGTCATCAACTACAGCATCCCCACTCAAGTCAATATCTCCTTCATTTTGTCTGCCATCCTGGAAGTGGTGAGTTCTGACTCCTACATTCTTTCCAGAGACTGCTAGTAGGGAACAAGGAGTCTTCACCCTGGCAACCCAACTTTGCACTGGTCCAGTGGCAAGCAATCCATCCCCAAATGCTCTACAAGTTAGATGTCCATCCTAGGGGGTGGAGAGACATGAAGGGGAACATTGCAGTGATGTGTCTGCAGGGAACATTTGTCTTGAGTTCTGCCCCTATAGGTGGATAAAACATATTTCCAATGGGACTTCATGCTGTCCTTTCCCCTACATTTTCAATGTAACCTGCATTTTTCAGACCCacttttcttttgagatttgtAACTGAAAAACTGAACAGTCACACAGGACCATGTAGAAAACAAAGGCAAGAGGTAGAATGGGACCTGATCTCGGGGCATTAATCATCCTGAATGGGGACTTTTTTTTGTCAGGATGAACAACTCCAGCTGCTGACATCATTTCTGTGGTTAAAGTTGGTACGTAACTCCAGCTtaattctcttccctttttttcccctcttttctggGCTTGTTTGCAAAAATCACATTTGTTGAAATTGGCAGTGCCCGAGGGAATAGACAAATCCAAACAAAATAAGGCTCATGCTGATGACAAATCACTTTCTCAGCTGCCAAACAACTTTGAAAGACATAGATGGAAAATACAGGAAGACGGGGGTGGTATAGTTGAAAACCCCTAGGTAAGCTCCAGGGCCCAAAGGTATTCAGCACCCAgcttaaaatttcctttgagtGGAAACTGAAAAGCTAACAAGACTGTTAGCTAGAGAAGGGGAACATTATCACCAGGTAGAGAAGAGGAATCAGAGTTTAAAAGGAAatgagggtttgtttttttttaagtgacatgcACAAATATCAATGTGCAAAGTATAAGTCTATCTGTATAAGTAAAAATGAATGCTGGaatatgtattaattaattttctagaaagatacccaagaaaaaaaaaaaaaagaaagatacccAAGAAACTGTTAATAAGGAGACTGAGTTGAGGTTATAAACTGagatggggggcagcccgggtggctcagcagtttagcgctgctttcagcccagggcctgatcctagagacccgggatcgagtcccaagtcaggctccttgcatggagcctgcttcttcctctgcctgtgtctctgtctctgtctctctctctgtgtgtgtatgtgtgtgtatgtgtgtgtgtctcatgaataaataaatagaatcttaaaaataaaataaactgaattggAGTGAATCAAGGAGGGAATAGcttgatttttatattatacCTTTCTGGAATGGTTAAAATTTTATCATATGCCTGTAGTCAatacatttagggaaaaaaattcatacacatgtatatttatttaaggGAATGGAAGGGTAGATGCTGACATAAACTAGCTCCAGGTTTCAGCCACCTGTGCTCCGTGATCTAGGTCTGGAATAACCCGTTCATCAGCTGGGATCCAGAAGAATGTGGAGCTATCAGTAAACTCACTGTGACGACTGAGAACCTGTGGCTCCCAGACATCTTCATCGTGGAATCGTGAGTGCCGGGGCTAGGGAAAACTGGAGGGGAAACCCTTCTGCAAGGAGCAAGCCAGGGCAGTATAGGGCAAACCCAGTCACTGGGGCCACCAAAAACTTATTTCCAAGAGGAGCACTATCACAGCTCATCAACAGTATCTCATTTCTAGAAGACATTTATTCTGGAAATGAGAAAGTGGTGGGCAGAAAAGATGGCAGAGGAGCCACAGTGAGCAACATTGGGAAGCTCCGCCTAAGCTGATATGAAACCCAGAgcatctgcctctctccccttctgccacTTAGCATGGATGTGGATCAGACCCCAGAAGGCCTCTCTGCATATGTGACTAGTGACGGTCACATTGTATATAACAAACCAATGCGGGTGACCAGCATCTGTAGCCTGGACATTTTCTACTTCCCCTTTGACCAGCAAAACTGCACCCTCACCTTCAGCTCTTTCCTCTATACAGGTGAGGTGTGGGTGGGGGTTCTGGGAGGGGGTAAAATGAGCTCAATCGGTGGGGCAACAAAACATCACACACAacaaggttattattttttttaatgcctagAGAGGGACAGTGGGGTATTTGCTAATTGGGGGTGTGTGGATGGTGGTGGGGAGTTGAATTTAGGAGGAGAAAGCCCAGAATTGAAAGGAGGTGACTGAGGAGTGAAGGAGCCATGTTACTGGACAGCCAGAGACAGGGAGCTAAAGCAGTTTTCTTGCTCATCTCTCTGAGCCCTGCACAGAGCAGATGCTGAACAGTGTGCTGAATGAGTGTTTATCTCCCCTGCAGTGGAAAACATGTTACTGGGCATGGCAAAGGAAGTGTGGGAGATAGCAGACACTTCACGTGACATTGTCCGTACAGAAGGGGAGTGGGAGCTCCTGGGCATCACCAAGGCCACGCCGAAGATGTCTGTGGGCTCCAGTCTTTTTGACCAGATCATGTTCTATGTAAGCCTAGAGATTTGTGAGATGTGTCCATCCTCCTTACTGTTCTTCATCAGATCTTTCTAAATCCCAGAGCCTCTCACGTCTTACCCCAAGACCAGAAAGCCACTTGGTGCCACAACCCTCAcagcctttctctctcccaagtCCCCCAAAGCCACCCTCCTGTCTGAAACTGCCACTTACGGCATAGGTTTTCTTTGGTGGGTGTGGCAGagtttttttttgtcatgtgaaGGCTGCTTTTCACCCAGGAAGAGCCCCTGCTGGGTTGAGGACACCAAGGGAGAAAGGAGCTGTAATCGTCCCTCAGTCTTCCCTCAGCCCTAGCTTCACCTGGTTCTCtgctctctcctgcctccaggTGGCCATCAGGCGCAGGCCCAACCTCTACATCATAAACCTTCTGGTGCCCAGTAGCTTCCTGATTGCCATCGACGCCCTCAGCTTCTACCTGCCGGCAGAAAGCGAGAACCGTGCCCCATTCAAGATAACCCTTCTGCTGGGCTACAACGTCTTCCTGCTCATGATGAATAAACTACTTCCTGCTAGTGGCACCCCCCTCATCAGTATGCCTACCTCCTTACTGTTGGAAAGTAGGGGGGGATAAAAGGAGGCAGGGTACACAAGTGCGCTGGCTAGACCTGCTGACACAGCTAAGGCAGAAAGGAGAAAGTGATCATGGTCATTTCAGAAAGGGCTTTGTGTGTGAAACAGAGAAAAGCGGGGGATTGCTGCTTCGTCTGGgccccactcatgcatgctccATACCCCCACCCCAGGTGTCTACTTTGCCCTGTGTCTGTCCCTGATGGTGGTTAGCCTGCTGGAGACCATCTTCATCACCTACCTGCTGCACCTGGCCACCACCCGGCCCCCAGCCATGCCTCGGTGGCTCcattctctgctcctctcctgggcCAGCCCAAGGACATGCTGCCCCACCAAGCTCTGGAAGGAGAATATGGGCCCAGGCCTCACGCCCCCTCACCTGCCCGGTAAGAAAAGTCTGCACCGCCTACACTCTCTACACTGGAGCCAGCTTCCTCAGTCCTCCACCTCCCCAATCCTGTCTCCTTCCCACTTTGAAGCTGAGTCTCTGTCTTCTCCACAGGACCGAAGGATCCGGGGCAGTTGGTAGGGAAGGAGCTGGCACCCAGGGAGGCAGAGCTGAGCGGGGACTCAGGACTGACAAGCACTCAACTAGCTGGCCTGTGGGTGCAGTTCAGCCATATGATGGACACCTTCCTCTTCCGCCTCTACCTGCTCTTCTTGGCCTCCTCCATCATCGTGGTCATCGTCCTCTGGAACACGTAGGAGGTGGATTCTATGGTAGAAGAGCAAGCCAGGGTTCAAGTTTGTTCAGCTTCAACTGACCATCCCAGCCCCTGTTCCTCTGCTCCAGTTCGCATACATAGACCCAAACACACCATGATCCAGGGCTTAAGTAGAACTTCTACAGACTCTCAGAATGTACATGTATATGTTAGAAATGTAACTTTCCTTGGATAAGGAAGGCTTTGTAATAAATGACTACaagtatttaccccccaaaaaaaaccaactctcaaaaaaaattttttagaaaaaaaaaaaaaactctcacaCTGGTGTAGAAAAAAGggattaaatttctttttaaatataggctgatttatttatttattcttttaataaatatttattgagcacccactatggCTAGGCACTATTCTGAGTGCGGAGGGTACAGCAGTGAGCCAAACTGACAAAAATCCCTCTCCTCAGGGAGAGTGGGTGGAGACTGACAATAAAGAAGATAATAAGTGAAACATAGAGCATGTGCTAAGTGCCAAGGGGAAAAGGCAAATTAAAGAAGGAAgaatgggggatgcctggatggcttagtagtcaagcatctgccttcagctcagggcatgatcccagagttccgggatcgagtcccatgttgggctccctgcgtggagcctgcttctccctctgcctgtgtctctgcctctctctctctctctctctctctctctctctgtctctcatgaataaataaataaaatctttaaaaaagaaaagaaaagaaaaaaaagaaaagaaaagaaaagaaaagaaaagaaaagaaaagaaaagaaaagaaaagaagaaaagaaaagaaaaggaagaatgggaAATGGCAGGGGATGGAGACTGCAAGTTTAGGtgggtggccagggaaggcttcATGAGAACTTGTTGTCTGGCTGGTTCCTATGCATTATTCCTCAATAGTACCAGGGGGAGCCCAGGTGGTGCTATAAACAGATGTCCCTTGACAAATGGAGACTTGAGTATGAGTCAAACACAGCTCTGTCCTCAAAGAGCTTGTGGCCCAGCTggacaaataaaatacatatgtcaAATAATTGCAATTAAATATGggatctatttttaaagttttggtgAGTGCCATTGAAAAGAAACTGCTGTAAATTTCAGAAGAGAAAGGATTCTTCTAGTGGGAGCAGAGCTGTGGTTCTCGATTCGGTCTGCACATTAGAATTATCTGAagtggcttttaattttttttaggatttatgtatttatttgagagagagagagagagaaagagagagatcatgcACACTCAGGTGGGAgcgagagaaggagcagagggagagaatcctcaagcagactcccactgagcacggagtccCACCtggcccatgagatcatgacctgagccgaacacaagagtcggacgctccaccaactgagccatgcaggagtCTGGAAGAGACTTTTAAATAACCCTagcccagaccaattaaatcagaacctTTGGTGTGGACCCTGGATCTGCTATATTTAAAGGCTCCCCATGAGATTCTGATGTGCAGTCAGAGTTGAAAGCACTGAGCTAGCAGAGGAGGCAGTATTGACTTGGACTCTGAAGGATGACTAATATATGAACAGATGGAGGACCTGCAGGGACTGACTAATCGCAATACACCTCTGGGGTTACATTAGTGCAGAATCACTGCAGGTTAGGCCTCAGGGACCAGGGGGTTTGTGCAGCCGTAGTTGAACAGCAGGATCCAGGCTGAATCACGACACACTTGTTCTCATGATACTCAGATGGCTCAAGGGCCCAGAACAAACTCATAAAATCATCTACCAGAACAGCCCCACAAGAGAATGCAAAATAGTGCaggcactttggaaaacaatttggcagctcctcaaaaatGTTGAACATAGAGTTACCCTATagcccagcaattctactcctagatacaagcccaagagaaatggaaacacgTCCACACAAAATCTGGTATGCAAATGTTCGTAGcaatattattcaaaatagctaaaacaacCCATATGTCTATTAATTGATGAacagataataaaattttatatatctatatgatgatattattattatttggctatgaaaaggaaatgaagcacTCATACATGCTACACTacggataaaccttgaaaatattatgccaaATAAGAGAAAACccaatcacaaaagaccacatattatataatcTCACTTAAGTGAAATGTCCAGAATCTGCTAAtctatagagacaggaagtaggtTAGTGGTGGCCTAGGACTTGGTGGAGAAAAGGCCAGGTGAATGAGGAATGACACCAATGGGTATAGGATTTCTTTGGGGAATgataaaaatgtcctaaaattagaCAGGTGATGATTGCATAACTCtgcaaatacacaaaaaaacattgaactatatactttaaataggtgaattttatggcatctaagtgatatctcaataaagtgactaaacaacaacaaaaatacataacCCCACCACATAATTCTCTGTGCTCACCACTTCCTTCCTGCTTATTTCAttcccctgctccctgctgccaTCTCC
The Canis aureus isolate CA01 chromosome 31, VMU_Caureus_v.1.0, whole genome shotgun sequence genome window above contains:
- the LOC144302487 gene encoding 5-hydroxytryptamine receptor 3C-like; this encodes MEGGWPFEGGFLLCLTVSLLVPGRSSTFTINCSGFDKYGVDPAVFQTIFNQKDFRPVINYSIPTQVNISFILSAILEVDEQLQLLTSFLWLKLVWNNPFISWDPEECGAISKLTVTTENLWLPDIFIVESMDVDQTPEGLSAYVTSDGHIVYNKPMRVTSICSLDIFYFPFDQQNCTLTFSSFLYTVENMLLGMAKEVWEIADTSRDIVRTEGEWELLGITKATPKMSVGSSLFDQIMFYVAIRRRPNLYIINLLVPSSFLIAIDALSFYLPAESENRAPFKITLLLGYNVFLLMMNKLLPASGTPLISVYFALCLSLMVVSLLETIFITYLLHLATTRPPAMPRWLHSLLLSWASPRTCCPTKLWKENMGPGLTPPHLPGPKDPGQLVGKELAPREAELSGDSGLTSTQLAGLWVQFSHMMDTFLFRLYLLFLASSIIVVIVLWNT